A window of Jannaschia sp. M317 contains these coding sequences:
- a CDS encoding Rne/Rng family ribonuclease, with translation MAKKMLIDATHPEETRVVVADGNKVEEFDFESLNKRQLAGNIYLAKVTRVEPSLQAAFVDYGGNRHGFLAFSEIHPDYYQIPKADRDALLAEERAYAEAQAAADEAADAKRDAADAAEAADTSEGDVPADGEEKPKKSRSRSRSRSRKKKVEDTPVEASETDAADAAADADAAVSAPETAPETAAEPAPEAIAEPAPVEDTPAEAPATEDAPAPAAAEVQAQAAEAAEVVSGTGAELSEAAEQISAEADAPDAPSEGDDDGPVTTIAEDTGLEDETVSAGDPTPTEETAVDSPEADTPVAEIPAAAPETPASEPMGMETIETSDDSAEDDVLVEEPAAPEKPRRSRSRSRKKAAPEKDETVETVADDDEAEDIREDVRPVRKPRARKYKIQEVVKVRQIMLVQVVKEERGNKGAALTTYLSLAGRYCVLMPNTARGGGISRKITNAVDRKKLKEIASEIDVPQGAGLIVRTAGAKRTKTEIKRDYEYLQRQWEQVRELTLKSIAPAPIYEEGNLIHRSIRDLYSRDIDEVIVEGEAGYRHAKDYMKLIMPSHAKNVKHHPEGGQPLFAKHGVEQYLASMFNPTVQLKSGGYIVIGITEALVAVDVNSGKSTKEGSIEDTAVKTNLEAAEEVARQAKLRDLAGLIVIDFIDMDERKNNLAVEKRLKDALKNDRARIQVGRISGFGLLEMSRQRLRPGMLEATTQDCPHCHGTGLIRSDDSVALSILRALEEEGTRKRSREVLLKVPVDICNYLMNEKREHLATIEMRYGMAVRVIADPSMVAPDFHIEKFKTATRIVPKPQVVAMDTSWTSSVEEEDDVVEAEAEEVSDEAPVVEAPQEAAPREEASDGEEQPKKKRRRRSRRRKTGNGEGEDQSQDTPQPDTAPEGAAAADVPPQDGAPATTVEGDAQTEAVAEETAPVAEKPKRSRSRSRSRSKKPVETVTDEAAETSAEEPAVEANAPEAAAPEAAVQEAPAQETPAEAPASEAPVDPAPEAPADPAPEAAAPKKRRTRVRAKAPAPAPEPSAEVEAVAEVVETVTTDAPVETPAPQQEAAAEATPEPETASDDTEADAKPKKRGWWSFGS, from the coding sequence ATGGCGAAGAAAATGCTGATCGACGCCACCCACCCGGAAGAGACCCGGGTCGTGGTGGCAGACGGAAACAAAGTCGAGGAATTTGATTTCGAGAGCCTGAACAAGCGTCAGCTTGCAGGCAACATCTACCTGGCAAAGGTGACGCGGGTCGAGCCGTCGCTGCAGGCGGCGTTCGTGGACTATGGCGGCAACCGCCATGGGTTCCTCGCGTTTTCGGAAATTCATCCCGATTACTATCAGATCCCCAAGGCCGACCGCGATGCGTTGCTGGCCGAGGAACGCGCCTATGCCGAGGCGCAGGCCGCCGCCGACGAAGCCGCCGACGCCAAGCGCGATGCGGCCGATGCAGCCGAGGCCGCGGACACGTCCGAGGGCGACGTGCCTGCCGATGGTGAGGAAAAGCCAAAGAAAAGCCGGTCCCGTTCCCGGTCGCGCAGCCGCAAGAAAAAGGTCGAGGATACGCCGGTAGAGGCATCCGAGACCGACGCCGCCGATGCGGCAGCTGACGCTGACGCCGCCGTGTCTGCGCCCGAAACTGCGCCCGAAACCGCAGCAGAGCCTGCGCCCGAAGCGATCGCGGAGCCTGCGCCGGTCGAAGATACCCCCGCAGAGGCCCCCGCGACGGAAGACGCCCCGGCTCCTGCTGCGGCAGAGGTTCAGGCGCAGGCGGCCGAAGCCGCCGAAGTGGTGTCGGGCACCGGAGCCGAGCTGTCAGAGGCTGCGGAACAGATCTCCGCCGAGGCCGACGCCCCGGACGCCCCGTCCGAGGGGGACGATGACGGCCCGGTCACGACCATCGCCGAGGACACCGGCCTGGAAGACGAGACCGTCAGCGCGGGTGATCCCACCCCGACCGAGGAAACCGCTGTCGACTCGCCCGAGGCCGACACCCCGGTTGCCGAAATCCCTGCCGCCGCGCCCGAAACACCGGCCTCGGAGCCGATGGGCATGGAGACGATCGAAACCTCTGACGACAGCGCCGAAGACGACGTCTTGGTCGAGGAGCCAGCGGCCCCCGAAAAGCCCAGGCGCAGCCGCAGCCGGTCCCGCAAGAAGGCGGCACCGGAGAAGGACGAAACCGTCGAGACCGTGGCCGACGACGACGAAGCCGAGGACATTCGCGAAGACGTGCGTCCCGTGCGCAAGCCCCGCGCGCGCAAGTACAAGATCCAGGAGGTCGTAAAGGTTCGCCAGATCATGCTGGTCCAGGTCGTCAAGGAGGAGCGTGGCAACAAGGGCGCGGCTCTGACGACCTATCTGTCTCTGGCGGGTCGCTATTGCGTCCTGATGCCGAATACCGCGCGCGGTGGCGGCATTTCCCGCAAGATCACCAACGCGGTCGACCGCAAGAAGCTGAAAGAGATCGCCTCGGAGATCGACGTGCCGCAGGGGGCAGGGCTGATCGTACGCACGGCGGGGGCCAAGCGCACCAAGACCGAGATCAAGCGTGACTACGAGTACCTTCAGCGCCAGTGGGAGCAGGTGCGCGAGCTGACGCTCAAGTCCATCGCGCCCGCGCCGATCTACGAAGAGGGCAACCTCATCCACCGCTCGATCCGCGATCTGTATTCGCGCGACATCGACGAGGTGATCGTCGAGGGCGAGGCCGGTTATCGCCACGCCAAGGACTACATGAAACTGATCATGCCGTCCCACGCCAAGAACGTGAAGCACCACCCCGAGGGGGGACAGCCGCTGTTCGCCAAACATGGGGTGGAGCAGTATCTGGCCTCGATGTTCAATCCGACGGTTCAGTTGAAGTCGGGTGGCTATATCGTCATCGGCATCACCGAGGCGCTGGTTGCGGTCGACGTCAACTCGGGCAAGTCGACGAAGGAGGGGTCCATCGAGGACACCGCCGTCAAGACCAACCTGGAGGCCGCCGAAGAGGTGGCGCGTCAGGCCAAGCTGCGCGATCTGGCGGGTCTGATCGTCATCGACTTCATCGACATGGATGAGCGCAAGAACAACCTCGCCGTGGAGAAGCGTCTGAAAGACGCGCTCAAGAACGACCGGGCGCGCATCCAGGTCGGGCGGATTTCCGGCTTTGGCCTGTTGGAGATGAGCCGCCAGCGGCTGCGTCCCGGCATGTTGGAGGCGACGACCCAGGACTGCCCGCATTGCCATGGCACGGGTCTGATCCGGTCGGACGATTCCGTCGCGCTGTCGATCCTGCGCGCCCTGGAGGAAGAGGGGACGCGCAAGCGGTCGCGTGAGGTCCTGCTGAAGGTGCCGGTCGATATCTGCAACTATCTGATGAACGAAAAGCGGGAGCATCTGGCCACGATCGAGATGCGCTATGGCATGGCCGTGCGCGTGATCGCCGATCCGTCCATGGTCGCCCCCGATTTCCACATCGAAAAGTTCAAGACTGCGACCCGCATCGTGCCCAAGCCGCAGGTCGTGGCGATGGATACGTCCTGGACCTCGTCGGTCGAAGAGGAAGACGACGTGGTCGAGGCTGAGGCCGAGGAGGTCTCGGACGAGGCCCCGGTCGTCGAGGCACCGCAGGAGGCTGCGCCCCGCGAAGAAGCTTCGGACGGGGAAGAGCAACCCAAGAAGAAGCGTCGCCGCCGGTCGCGCCGCCGCAAGACCGGCAACGGTGAGGGCGAGGATCAGTCGCAGGACACGCCGCAACCCGATACGGCACCCGAAGGGGCCGCTGCCGCCGACGTCCCGCCCCAGGACGGGGCCCCCGCGACCACGGTCGAGGGCGATGCCCAGACCGAAGCAGTGGCCGAAGAGACCGCGCCAGTGGCCGAAAAGCCAAAGCGCAGCCGGTCCCGCAGCCGCTCGCGGTCCAAAAAGCCGGTGGAAACGGTAACCGACGAGGCTGCTGAAACCTCGGCGGAGGAGCCTGCGGTCGAGGCCAATGCGCCGGAGGCGGCCGCGCCAGAGGCGGCTGTTCAGGAAGCACCGGCACAAGAGACCCCGGCAGAGGCGCCTGCGTCCGAAGCCCCGGTCGATCCTGCGCCGGAAGCCCCGGCCGACCCCGCGCCGGAGGCTGCTGCCCCCAAGAAGCGGCGCACCCGCGTCCGTGCCAAGGCCCCCGCACCTGCGCCGGAGCCCTCGGCAGAGGTCGAAGCGGTCGCCGAGGTTGTGGAGACGGTCACCACGGATGCCCCGGTGGAAACGCCCGCGCCGCAGCAGGAGGCCGCAGCAGAGGCGACACCGGAGCCTGAGACCGCATCCGACGACACCGAGGCCGATGCAAAGCCGAAGAAACGCGGTTGGTGGTCTTTCGGCAGCTGA
- a CDS encoding M48 family metalloprotease, whose protein sequence is MIRILAALLTTFALALGPAKAQGLIRDAEIEYALRQVAQPILQAAGLPGSIRIYVIDDDRMNAFVGNSRAIFIHSGLILRVASSDELQAVIAHEAAHIANGHLTRRPQAARGAATAAKLGLILAAAAAAAGGPKAGLGIAAGTSSAAQRALFAHTRSEEASADQSSLRYMAAAGTDPQAAARVLKLFEGQEFLSAGRQDPYARTHPLTRDRIRAVEAFGQSVEPRARDRRSVDYWFARASGKLSAFTRAPSWTLRRVRAETGEIAALRRAIAHHRKPDARRALAGIDALIAARPNDAFYHELRGQFLLESRQPGPAAQAYSRAAQLAPNQPLIQAGLGRALLAAGRDPEALRVLTAARARDPSDPRLLRDLATAHARAGQNGMASVAVAERYAVLGRLDDAKIHAERASGLLPSGSGGWLRAQDVLAVTR, encoded by the coding sequence ATGATCCGTATCCTTGCCGCGCTGCTTACCACCTTTGCGCTCGCGCTCGGTCCCGCCAAGGCGCAGGGCCTGATCCGCGACGCAGAGATCGAATACGCCCTGCGCCAGGTTGCCCAACCGATCCTGCAGGCGGCGGGCCTGCCGGGGTCGATCCGCATCTATGTGATCGACGATGACCGCATGAATGCCTTCGTCGGCAATTCGCGGGCGATCTTCATCCACTCGGGCCTGATCTTGCGCGTCGCGTCCTCGGACGAACTGCAAGCGGTGATCGCCCATGAGGCGGCGCATATCGCAAACGGGCACCTGACCCGCCGCCCCCAGGCCGCACGCGGTGCCGCGACCGCAGCCAAGCTGGGCCTGATCCTTGCAGCCGCCGCAGCAGCCGCGGGTGGGCCAAAGGCAGGTTTGGGCATTGCTGCCGGGACGTCCTCGGCGGCGCAGCGTGCGCTCTTTGCCCATACCCGGTCCGAAGAGGCGAGCGCCGATCAATCCTCGTTGCGCTACATGGCCGCTGCCGGCACTGACCCACAGGCCGCGGCGCGCGTGCTGAAGCTGTTCGAGGGGCAGGAATTTCTGTCTGCCGGGCGCCAGGACCCCTACGCCCGCACCCATCCGCTGACCCGTGACCGGATCCGCGCGGTCGAGGCCTTTGGCCAATCGGTCGAGCCCCGCGCCCGCGATCGCCGGTCCGTCGACTATTGGTTCGCGCGGGCGTCGGGAAAGCTGTCGGCCTTTACCCGCGCGCCGTCCTGGACCTTGCGGCGCGTGCGGGCCGAAACCGGAGAGATCGCGGCCCTGCGTCGCGCCATCGCCCATCACCGCAAACCCGACGCGCGCCGCGCGTTGGCCGGGATAGATGCGCTGATTGCCGCGCGCCCGAACGACGCCTTTTATCACGAACTGCGCGGTCAATTCCTGTTGGAAAGCCGACAGCCCGGACCAGCGGCGCAGGCCTACAGCCGTGCCGCCCAGCTGGCTCCGAACCAGCCTTTGATCCAGGCCGGATTGGGCCGCGCCTTGCTGGCGGCAGGCCGCGACCCAGAGGCATTGCGCGTGCTGACCGCCGCGCGCGCGCGCGACCCTTCGGACCCCCGGCTGCTGCGCGATCTGGCCACGGCCCATGCCCGCGCCGGGCAGAACGGCATGGCCTCGGTCGCGGTGGCGGAACGCTATGCGGTGCTGGGGCGTCTGGACGACGCCAAGATCCATGCGGAACGGGCCAGTGGGCTGCTGCCCTCCGGTTCCGGTGGCTGGTTGCGGGCGCAGGACGTGTTGGCGGTGACGCGCTAG
- a CDS encoding pyridoxal phosphate-dependent aminotransferase: protein MTSARQVSARSQVDPFIVMDVMERARAAEAAGRSIIHMEVGQPGTPAPVAARAALARAMEGDALGYTVALGLPELRARIARLYRDWYGIDLDPNRVVVTAGSSAAFLLAFTALFDAGDRVGLGLPGYPSYRQILKALSLEAVGIQTRAEDRFQPVAGDLPDLAGLIVASPSNPTGTMLDRAAMARLIEACHAQGTAFVSDEIYHGVQYEGRAVSALEVSDDVYVINSFSKYFSMTGWRIGWMVVPEAHVRTIERLAQNMFICAPHASQIAALGALDAEAELQANLAVYAENRRLMLDGLPRAGFTRIAPPDGAFYIYADVSEMTSDSLSFASEILDKAGVAVTPGLDFDAGRGAGTLRFSYARGTADIAEGLDRLTRFMAAR, encoded by the coding sequence ATGACAAGCGCAAGGCAGGTATCGGCGCGCAGCCAGGTTGATCCCTTCATCGTGATGGACGTGATGGAACGTGCCCGCGCCGCAGAGGCGGCGGGCCGCTCGATTATCCATATGGAGGTCGGCCAGCCGGGCACCCCGGCGCCGGTCGCCGCCCGTGCCGCCCTGGCCCGCGCGATGGAAGGCGACGCCCTGGGCTACACCGTCGCCCTGGGCCTGCCGGAGCTGCGGGCGCGGATCGCGCGGCTGTACCGCGATTGGTATGGCATCGACCTGGATCCGAACCGGGTGGTCGTGACGGCGGGATCGTCGGCGGCGTTCCTGCTGGCGTTCACGGCGCTGTTCGATGCGGGCGACCGGGTCGGGCTGGGCCTGCCGGGGTATCCGTCCTACCGGCAGATCCTCAAGGCGCTGAGCCTTGAAGCCGTGGGCATCCAGACCCGTGCCGAGGATCGATTCCAACCCGTCGCGGGCGACCTGCCGGACCTTGCGGGCCTGATCGTCGCCTCGCCGTCGAACCCCACCGGCACCATGCTGGACCGCGCCGCCATGGCCCGCCTGATCGAGGCCTGCCACGCGCAGGGCACGGCCTTTGTCAGCGATGAGATCTATCACGGCGTCCAATACGAGGGCCGGGCCGTCAGCGCGCTGGAGGTGTCCGACGACGTCTATGTCATCAACTCCTTCTCCAAGTATTTCTCGATGACCGGCTGGCGGATCGGCTGGATGGTCGTGCCCGAGGCGCATGTCCGCACGATCGAGCGGCTGGCCCAGAACATGTTCATCTGCGCCCCCCATGCCAGCCAGATTGCCGCCCTGGGCGCGCTGGATGCCGAGGCGGAGCTTCAGGCCAATCTGGCGGTCTATGCCGAAAACCGTCGTCTGATGCTGGACGGGCTACCGCGCGCAGGTTTTACCCGGATCGCACCGCCGGACGGAGCGTTCTATATCTATGCGGACGTGTCCGAAATGACGTCGGATTCGCTGAGCTTCGCGTCCGAAATCCTTGATAAGGCGGGGGTTGCCGTGACGCCGGGGCTGGACTTCGATGCCGGACGCGGGGCCGGGACCCTGCGGTTCAGTTATGCCCGTGGCACTGCCGATATCGCCGAGGGGCTGGATCGGCTGACTCGGTTCATGGCGGCGCGATGA
- a CDS encoding N-acetylmuramoyl-L-alanine amidase — MIRALCLLLLLLLSAPALSQDFRALAVPDPAATRLEETRRGLSVELALSQPVPWRVFVQDDPWRLVLDTSEVDWSRLDPSLVDAERVTGLRTGRVAPGWSRLVVDLAGPMQISRAWMDTDTATRIRIEVVDGAGPGGPLMAQDWDAVTPLSVAPERRRQTGDRPLVIALDPGHGGVDPGAERGGLTEANLMLGFARELAEVLRRAGHGVILTRDSDSFLALRGRASVARAAGADLMISLHADAVEGGGASGATVYTLSDAASDAMSAELAARLARDDLLLGLELEDSGDEVARVLIDLARAETAPRSDALADALVTRVRAAGLRLHKRPRLEAAFTVLKAPDIPSVLLELGFLSSEADLRNLTSPDWRARMAQAIADAIEVWAIDDAAAALRLRQ; from the coding sequence ATGATCCGGGCGCTGTGTCTGCTGTTGCTGTTGCTGTTGTCCGCGCCCGCGCTGTCGCAGGATTTTCGCGCCCTTGCCGTGCCCGACCCCGCCGCCACCCGACTGGAGGAAACCCGGCGCGGGCTGTCTGTGGAGTTGGCGCTCAGCCAGCCGGTGCCCTGGCGTGTGTTCGTGCAGGATGACCCTTGGCGATTGGTTCTCGATACTTCGGAGGTGGACTGGTCCCGCCTGGATCCCAGCCTGGTCGATGCCGAGCGGGTGACAGGTCTGCGAACCGGGCGCGTGGCCCCCGGTTGGTCGCGGCTGGTGGTGGATCTGGCCGGGCCGATGCAGATCAGCCGCGCCTGGATGGACACGGACACAGCCACGCGCATCCGCATAGAGGTCGTCGACGGGGCGGGTCCGGGCGGCCCGCTGATGGCCCAGGATTGGGACGCGGTCACACCCCTTTCGGTCGCGCCGGAGCGGCGACGCCAGACCGGCGACCGCCCGCTGGTCATCGCGCTCGACCCCGGTCACGGCGGTGTCGATCCGGGGGCAGAGCGGGGCGGCCTGACCGAAGCGAACCTGATGCTTGGGTTCGCGCGCGAATTGGCCGAGGTGCTGCGCCGCGCGGGACATGGGGTCATTCTGACGCGAGACAGCGACTCCTTTCTTGCGCTGCGCGGTCGGGCCTCGGTCGCGCGCGCCGCCGGTGCGGACCTGATGATCTCGCTGCATGCGGATGCGGTCGAGGGCGGCGGCGCATCAGGGGCAACGGTCTATACCCTGTCGGATGCCGCCTCGGACGCGATGTCGGCTGAACTGGCGGCGCGTCTGGCGCGCGATGACCTGCTTTTGGGGCTGGAGCTGGAGGATAGCGGCGACGAGGTGGCGCGTGTGCTGATCGACCTTGCCCGCGCCGAAACCGCCCCGCGTTCCGATGCGCTTGCCGATGCGCTGGTGACGCGGGTACGTGCCGCCGGGCTGCGCCTGCACAAACGGCCCCGGCTGGAGGCGGCGTTTACGGTTCTCAAGGCACCGGACATCCCGTCCGTCCTTTTGGAGCTGGGATTTCTGTCCAGCGAGGCGGACCTGCGCAACCTGACGTCCCCGGACTGGCGCGCGCGCATGGCACAGGCCATCGCCGACGCCATCGAGGTCTGGGCCATTGATGATGCCGCTGCCGCCCTGCGCCTGCGGCAATGA
- a CDS encoding penicillin-binding protein 1A codes for MVMFVLSTVGGLFSAITLGVIAGALTVGAILWMYGRDLPNHEQLAQYTPPTISRIYSSEGRLMDEFARERRLFTPAEDIPDLVKQAFISAEDKNFYLHAGYDPVGMVAAAVDAARGGRLRGASTITQQVMKNFLLSSDRSAERKVKEIILASRIEETLDKEGILELYLNEIFLGQNSYGVSAAAQTYFNKPLSLLTLEEAAYLAILPKAPSDYHPVRQAERAIDRRNFVLREMFENGYITRAEMQSAQAKPLLTVQSGHYPPFRAALPPRDYFTDEIRRQLSRDFGEEEFFTQGFTVRATVDKEMQEIAAKALQDALESYDRSQGIWRGTGKTVPVETLGDEAAWRAALADVEVSRDVELDSRWHPAVVLEVADQSLTLGAEDVDGAVSVPRADISWMRGDFFDNFEPGQVVHVRRMTEDSSGELIRWSLRQVPEVQGGFMAMDVNTGRVIAMQGGFSYQDSVFNRATQATRQPGSSFKPFVYAAALDSGYQPNTIVVDAPIEIVSGGEIWRPTNASNRFYGPSPLRTGIERSRNLMTVRLAQDVGMDVVGRYAERFGVYDDMPELLANSLGSQETTLYKMVSAYAMFANGGERVEPTLVDRIQDRYGRTVYRHDQRECRDCEQFAALSEGFGPRIVSNREQVMDPITAYQLTSMMKGVVDRGTASRTINLPVPIAGKTGTTNDAKDVWFVGFSSSIAAGCYIGHDRPRSLGRGASGGGMCGPVFNTFMREAIKKYGGGPFEVPPGGYFVKIDRYTGARLPDNASGEHVVAEYFRDGADPFLGIGGGAIIDGGFAMAGDLPLFGRGETDDGESSAAREVQTSTGRKVVVPKRATFGALSSGGLY; via the coding sequence ATTGTGATGTTCGTGCTGTCGACCGTCGGCGGCCTGTTTTCGGCCATCACGCTGGGCGTCATCGCAGGCGCGCTGACGGTCGGCGCGATCTTGTGGATGTATGGTCGCGACCTGCCGAACCACGAACAGCTGGCGCAATACACTCCGCCCACGATCAGCCGGATCTATTCCAGCGAGGGGCGGTTGATGGACGAATTCGCCCGCGAACGGCGTCTTTTCACCCCGGCGGAGGATATTCCCGATCTGGTCAAACAGGCGTTCATCTCGGCCGAGGACAAGAATTTCTACCTGCACGCCGGGTATGACCCCGTGGGCATGGTCGCCGCCGCCGTCGATGCGGCGCGGGGCGGGCGGCTGCGCGGGGCGTCGACGATCACGCAGCAGGTGATGAAGAACTTCCTGCTGTCGTCCGACCGCAGCGCGGAGCGGAAGGTAAAGGAAATCATCCTCGCCTCCCGCATCGAAGAGACGCTGGATAAAGAAGGCATCCTGGAGCTTTATCTCAACGAGATCTTTCTGGGCCAGAATTCCTACGGTGTGTCCGCCGCCGCCCAGACCTATTTCAACAAACCACTATCGCTGCTGACCCTGGAAGAGGCCGCTTATCTGGCTATCCTGCCCAAGGCGCCGTCGGATTATCACCCGGTGCGTCAGGCCGAACGCGCCATTGATCGGCGCAATTTCGTTCTGCGCGAGATGTTCGAGAATGGCTATATCACCCGCGCCGAAATGCAATCGGCCCAGGCGAAGCCGCTGTTGACGGTGCAGTCCGGTCACTACCCGCCGTTCCGCGCCGCGCTGCCGCCGCGGGACTATTTCACAGATGAAATCCGCCGCCAGCTCAGCCGCGATTTTGGCGAGGAGGAGTTCTTTACCCAAGGGTTCACCGTCCGTGCCACGGTCGACAAGGAAATGCAGGAAATCGCGGCCAAGGCTCTCCAGGACGCTCTGGAAAGCTATGATCGGTCACAGGGCATCTGGCGTGGGACGGGCAAGACCGTCCCGGTGGAAACGCTGGGCGACGAGGCGGCGTGGCGGGCGGCCCTGGCCGACGTGGAGGTCAGCCGCGACGTGGAACTCGACAGCCGCTGGCACCCTGCCGTCGTGCTTGAGGTGGCTGATCAAAGCCTGACGCTGGGCGCAGAGGACGTGGACGGTGCGGTGTCAGTGCCCCGCGCGGACATCTCTTGGATGCGCGGCGACTTCTTTGACAATTTCGAGCCGGGGCAGGTGGTTCACGTGCGCCGCATGACCGAGGATTCGAGCGGCGAGCTGATCCGCTGGTCCCTGCGTCAGGTGCCCGAGGTGCAGGGCGGCTTCATGGCGATGGACGTCAACACCGGGCGCGTCATCGCGATGCAGGGCGGCTTCTCGTACCAGGATTCGGTGTTCAACCGCGCGACCCAGGCGACGCGGCAGCCCGGATCGTCCTTCAAGCCATTCGTCTATGCCGCCGCCCTCGACAGCGGCTATCAACCCAACACCATCGTCGTCGATGCCCCCATCGAGATCGTCTCTGGCGGGGAAATCTGGCGACCGACCAACGCCTCGAACCGGTTCTACGGCCCGTCGCCCCTGCGCACCGGGATCGAGCGGTCGCGCAACCTGATGACCGTGCGTCTGGCGCAAGATGTCGGCATGGATGTCGTCGGGCGCTATGCCGAACGTTTCGGCGTCTATGACGACATGCCGGAACTGCTGGCAAACTCGCTCGGCTCGCAGGAAACGACGCTCTACAAGATGGTGTCTGCCTACGCCATGTTCGCCAATGGCGGCGAGCGGGTCGAGCCGACCTTGGTCGACCGTATCCAGGACCGGTATGGACGCACTGTCTATCGTCACGATCAGCGGGAATGCCGCGATTGCGAGCAGTTCGCCGCCCTGTCCGAAGGCTTTGGTCCCCGGATCGTGTCCAACCGCGAACAGGTCATGGATCCGATCACGGCCTATCAGCTGACCTCGATGATGAAGGGGGTTGTCGATCGCGGCACCGCCTCGCGCACGATCAATCTGCCGGTTCCGATCGCGGGCAAGACCGGCACGACGAACGACGCCAAGGATGTGTGGTTCGTGGGGTTCTCTTCCTCGATCGCGGCAGGCTGCTACATTGGTCATGACCGGCCCCGGTCGCTGGGGCGCGGCGCGTCGGGCGGCGGCATGTGCGGACCGGTGTTCAACACCTTCATGCGCGAGGCGATCAAGAAATATGGCGGCGGACCGTTCGAGGTGCCGCCGGGCGGCTACTTCGTCAAGATCGACCGCTACACCGGTGCCCGCCTGCCAGACAACGCATCGGGAGAGCACGTCGTGGCCGAGTATTTCCGCGATGGCGCGGATCCGTTCCTGGGCATCGGCGGCGGTGCCATCATCGACGGCGGCTTTGCCATGGCAGGCGATCTGCCGCTGTTCGGGCGGGGCGAGACCGACGATGGCGAGAGCAGTGCCGCGCGCGAGGTACAGACCTCTACGGGACGCAAGGTTGTCGTGCCGAAACGCGCGACCTTTGGTGCGCTGTCGTCAGGCGGTCTTTACTGA
- the prfB gene encoding peptide chain release factor 2, producing the protein MRAEVQNNVEAIAKSVSLLKRRLDWETAAHRLEEFNAMIEDPTLWDDQARAQKLMRDRQALMDGIESIESLERDTADNVEMIELGEMEDDQEVIAEAEAAIAKLVETSAEKELEALLDGEADGNDSFLEINAGAGGTEACDWAEMLQRMYVRWAGKRGFDAELQSQEAGGEAGIKSAVYKISGKNAYGWLKSESGVHRLVRISPFGKGTRETSFASVWVYPVVDDNIEIEVNPSDIRIDTYRSSGAGGQHVNTTDSAVRITHIPTNIVVTSSEKSQHQNRDIAMKALKSRLYQLELDRRNADINAAHEAKGDAGWGNQIRSYVLQPYQMVKDLRTGYETSDTSGVLDGALDGIMASVLASDASGKSRADAGNA; encoded by the coding sequence ATGCGCGCAGAAGTCCAGAACAACGTCGAGGCCATCGCCAAATCCGTGTCCCTGCTCAAGCGCAGACTGGACTGGGAGACGGCCGCCCATCGCCTGGAGGAATTCAATGCGATGATCGAGGACCCGACCCTTTGGGACGACCAGGCGCGCGCGCAAAAGTTGATGCGTGACCGTCAGGCCCTGATGGACGGGATCGAAAGCATCGAAAGCCTGGAGCGTGACACCGCCGACAACGTCGAGATGATCGAGCTGGGCGAGATGGAAGACGACCAGGAAGTCATCGCCGAAGCCGAAGCCGCGATTGCCAAGTTGGTCGAAACCTCCGCCGAAAAGGAGCTGGAGGCCCTGCTGGACGGAGAGGCCGACGGCAACGACAGCTTTCTGGAGATCAACGCGGGTGCCGGCGGGACAGAGGCCTGCGATTGGGCCGAGATGTTGCAGCGGATGTATGTTCGCTGGGCTGGCAAACGCGGTTTCGACGCGGAACTGCAAAGCCAGGAAGCCGGCGGTGAGGCGGGGATCAAGTCTGCGGTTTACAAGATCAGCGGCAAGAACGCGTACGGATGGCTGAAATCCGAGTCGGGCGTGCACCGGCTGGTGCGTATCTCGCCCTTCGGCAAGGGCACGCGCGAGACGTCTTTTGCCTCGGTCTGGGTCTATCCGGTGGTGGATGACAATATCGAGATCGAGGTAAACCCCTCGGACATCCGTATCGACACCTATCGGTCGTCGGGTGCCGGCGGGCAGCACGTGAATACCACCGACTCCGCCGTTCGGATCACCCATATTCCGACCAATATCGTCGTGACCTCGTCGGAGAAATCGCAGCACCAGAACCGCGATATCGCGATGAAGGCCCTGAAATCGCGGCTCTATCAGTTGGAGCTGGACCGCAGGAACGCCGACATCAACGCGGCGCACGAGGCCAAGGGGGATGCGGGCTGGGGCAATCAGATCCGGTCCTACGTCCTGCAACCCTACCAGATGGTAAAGGATCTGCGCACCGGCTACGAGACGTCTGACACCTCGGGCGTGCTGGACGGGGCCCTGGACGGGATCATGGCGTCGGTGCTGGCCTCGGACGCCTCGGGCAAGAGCCGGGCAGACGCGGGCAACGCGTAA